AATCAACAGCAAAATTCTTAATTGGCCGGAATTAATTGCCAAGATGAGCTTAAATCCGGCGCGCATCTTGAATTTGCCGAAAGGAACGCTGGAGACAGGCGCGGATGCCGATATCACCGTAATCGATCCCCAACTCAAATGGACTGTTGATGTGCAGGCGTTTCGCTCGCGCGGGAAAAACTCTCCGTTTCATGGACGCCAGATGCAGGGCAAAGCTATCCTTACGATCGTAGGCGGTGAAATAAAATTTGATGGTCGCTAGAGAACAAATAAAAACCACCGGATTCGTTCTGCGTACGTTAAACTACAGTGAATCGGATTTAATCGTAACATTCTACAGCTCTGATTTCGGCAAGCTCAAGGGAATTGCCAAAGGCGCCAAGAGAAGCAAGAAAAGATTTGCCAACGTTTTTGAACCTTTTTCTCTGACCAACATCATCTTTACCCGTAAAAGCCGTGACATGCTGGCTTTCATCGAATCCTGCGATATCATCGACCATCATCACGCCATTCGTCAGGATATGGAAAAAACATTGATGGCGTCTTATTTTATCGACCTCACAGATCACTTCAGCCCGGAAGGAAAAAAGAATGAGTGTGTATTTCAGCTATTGCATGATTTTCTACTGTTGCTGGGTAGAGAAAAAGCATCCGATGCGGTCGTGCGCTTTTTCGAAATGCGTTTGCTGAAATTAGCGGGATTCGAACCGACCATTGATCGTTGCATCGTCTGCAAAACACCGGTGACCAACGGCAACTCTTATTATTTTCATGCTCATGAGGGTGGAATCAAATGCAGTGCCTGCGCCAAGCCTCAAAGATTTGAACAGCCGATTTCCGCCGGCACAGTGCGCACCCTGCTTCTGGGCAAAGATGTGGATATTGATAAAATTAAACTAATCTCGTTTACTAATTCTCTAGCCATGGAATCGCGCAGTCTTCTCATTGATTTTATTGCTCATGTGCTGGGACGAGAAGTCAAATCGCTGAAGGTCATGGAACAGGTCAGGAAGCTCTGCACATAATACTTTCACAAAGTCTCAGTAGTGGGCAGTTTTCAGAATTTAAGATTACCGGTTGAATTTCGGTATTCGATTTTATATGTTTATTTCAATATATAAATATATATTTATGTAAAAAATGTTAACAATGTATTTGAATAAGTTATTCATAACATATTATAAAATAACAGGATGCAGACCTTTATTTGTGTAAGGTCAATTTTTTTGTTAATATATTTTAACGAAAATATTTTGATGAGGTTTTAAATGCGCAAACCGGAGTTACTGATTCCCGCAGGTAATCTGGAAAAATTACGAACCGCCCTGCTCTATGGAGCTGACGCTGTATACGTTGGCGTGGAAGGTTTGAGCTTGAGGGCAAGTTCGTCTGAAATATCTATGGCCGATTTAGCCTCAGGCGTGAATGAAGCACACGCCAAAGGCGTAAAGGTTTACGCGGCAGCCAATACGTTCGCCCGCAATACTGATTTGGAACAGGCAAAGAAAATTATTCCCGAACTTACGGCAATTGGAGTTGACGCTCTGATTATCAGCGAACCGGGAATGCTGAGGCTGATTAAAAGTTTAGCGCCGCAGTTGCCGATTCACTTGAGCACGCAGGCTAACACCACAAATATCGAAGCTGTCCGTTTCTGGCAAGACCAGGGAGTGCGGAGAATTATTCTGGCTCGGGAACTTAATTTAAATGAAGTCAGAGAAATTGCCGCGGCTGTTCCCGAAATGGAGTTGGAGATTTTTATCCACGGCGCGATGTGCATGGCCTATTCCGGACGATGTTATTTATCGGCATTCCGCAACCGCAGGAGCGCCAATGAAGGCGATTGCAGTCAACCATGCCGATGGGAATATTTACTTTACGAATCAACAAGACCATCCGATCCGTTTATTATTGAAGAGGACGAACGCTACAGTTATCTTCTTAGTTCCAAAGATCTATGCCTCATCGAATATCTGTCCGAAGTACTGGCATCCGGCGTTACCAGTCTTAAAATCGAGGGCCGGATGAAATCGGCTTATTATGTGGCGGTAGTTACCCGGACATACCGGCAGGCACTTAACACGTTAATGCGCCAAACAAAAAAATACAAATGTCGACACGAATGGATTGACGAGCTTACAAAAATATCCAACCGCGGCTATACCACCGGCTTCGCGTTCACTGAAGAAAAAATAAACGAAACCAATCCGGAGATTAAATATATTCAAACTTATGAACCGGCGGGGAAAGTGCTAAATTATGACAGAGAGAATAAAAGAATTTTGTTTAGCGTTAGAAATCGCATAAAAATAGGTGACTGTCTGGAAATTCTACTGCCCGCAGATATTGTTACCATAAAAATCATTTCCATAACTGACAGGAACGGGAATAATTTTTCAGAGGCACACAGCGGTTCCGAAATATATGTTCCATTCGAACACGAAATACAGATGGGAGTTTTTGCCCGTCAGCAAATCACGAATCATTCATAACAATTTAAAATAATTGTCATATATACCAGATACGATTCTTTGAAGCTGCTTTAGCAATATGTTATTGCATTGTATTGAGAGCTTTGCATAACTCCATTTGCGTCATTCCAGTTAAAACCGGAATCCAGGAAATACTTGAAAATACTGGATATACCCTAAAGGGCAACATGGCCGACCTACGCCGGGAAGACAAAAGTGATGGATTTCTCTGGCTCCGCAGCGTGCCTTTAAAATCTAACAACATAAATCAGGCACGAATAAAATCCCTTGACATTAGCTTGGAAATAGTTTATTGGTTGAACCACTGGACCAATCAATCACAAGAAAAGAATGGTTTAGAAGGAGATGTACCATGACAGCCAAGAAAGTCTTTTCCCAGCCGCTTACACGTTCACGTCTTCATGAGGAGATTGTGACAATTATCCAGAAGCAGATTATGAATGGCACGATTACTCCGGGAAGCAAATTGCCTCCCGAGCGGGAAATGGCGGAAACGTTCAGTGTCAACCGTGCTACGGTGCGTGAGGCATTACGTAAACTGGAGAATCTCGACCTTGTTGAAATCAGACATGGTGACGGATTATATGTCAAAAATTATCTGGAAAGCGGTAATTTTGATCTTATCAAAGCCGCTTTAAATTTGGATAAGGGAACGGAAATAATCTTAAATATACTGGAGGCTCGCAGCTATGTAGTGCCGCAGATGGCTTACATGGCGGC
The sequence above is a segment of the Deltaproteobacteria bacterium HGW-Deltaproteobacteria-2 genome. Coding sequences within it:
- the recO gene encoding DNA repair protein RecO, yielding MVAREQIKTTGFVLRTLNYSESDLIVTFYSSDFGKLKGIAKGAKRSKKRFANVFEPFSLTNIIFTRKSRDMLAFIESCDIIDHHHAIRQDMEKTLMASYFIDLTDHFSPEGKKNECVFQLLHDFLLLLGREKASDAVVRFFEMRLLKLAGFEPTIDRCIVCKTPVTNGNSYYFHAHEGGIKCSACAKPQRFEQPISAGTVRTLLLGKDVDIDKIKLISFTNSLAMESRSLLIDFIAHVLGREVKSLKVMEQVRKLCT
- a CDS encoding peptidase U32 → MRKPELLIPAGNLEKLRTALLYGADAVYVGVEGLSLRASSSEISMADLASGVNEAHAKGVKVYAAANTFARNTDLEQAKKIIPELTAIGVDALIISEPGMLRLIKSLAPQLPIHLSTQANTTNIEAVRFWQDQGVRRIILARELNLNEVREIAAAVPEMELEIFIHGAMCMAYSGRCYLSAFRNRRSANEGDCSQPCRWEYLLYESTRPSDPFIIEEDERYSYLLSSKDLCLIEYLSEVLASGVTSLKIEGRMKSAYYVAVVTRTYRQALNTLMRQTKKYKCRHEWIDELTKISNRGYTTGFAFTEEKINETNPEIKYIQTYEPAGKVLNYDRENKRILFSVRNRIKIGDCLEILLPADIVTIKIISITDRNGNNFSEAHSGSEIYVPFEHEIQMGVFARQQITNHS